Proteins encoded together in one Oreochromis aureus strain Israel breed Guangdong linkage group 23, ZZ_aureus, whole genome shotgun sequence window:
- the LOC116334388 gene encoding acyl-CoA-binding protein-like: MTEAFHKAVEEVKVLKQKPNQQEMGDLYGLYKQATVGDINTERPGFLDFTGKAKWDTWNARKGLSKEEAKAKYVALVEELKEKYGI, translated from the exons ATGACT GAGGCCTTTCACAAAGCGGTAGAGGAGGTGAAGGTTCTGAAGCAGAAACCGAACCAGCAAGAAATGGGAGATCTGTACGGCTTATATAAGCAAGCTACAGTCGGTGATATTAACACAG AGCGTCCAGGGTTCCTTGACTTTACAGGAAAAGCAAAGTGGGATACATGGAATGCAAGAAAAG GTCTGTCCAAAGAGGAAGCAAAGGCCAAATATGTCGCTTTGGTGGAGGAACTCAAGGAGAAATATGGAATCTag